One stretch of Nymphaea colorata isolate Beijing-Zhang1983 unplaced genomic scaffold, ASM883128v2 scaffold0684, whole genome shotgun sequence DNA includes these proteins:
- the LOC116245477 gene encoding LOW QUALITY PROTEIN: uncharacterized protein LOC116245477 (The sequence of the model RefSeq protein was modified relative to this genomic sequence to represent the inferred CDS: deleted 2 bases in 1 codon; substituted 1 base at 1 genomic stop codon), with protein MYELIFEELRYDFEQKILAKGQQIKEDCYNNHRRTLEGAREFAECMMREKNNLLREEKIGKFRILHMEMSAAKRDDFNLTESVSQFIKDYQLDQKKTRKREVQSAQQDFERQRQRLLEERNHHDALDKDYRVLDKELLDLQAKSKYANEQEDRRLKDLESRRKLITKFIDNILKVMRKDGYDHLAKLLIIGDSGVGKTNILLRFCENNFMSSHLTTIYSERHSGIDFKIKTIEIDGKKIRMQIWDTAGQERFKTITQTYYRGAMGIIMTYAVNDRSSFNAMENWLKQIKTHAAENVVKVLVANKIDCEDRKVSPDEGKQLAANFGVNYHEVSAKENINISEMFMSIGKXIKDKILTG; from the exons AAGATCCTTGCGAAGGGGCAGCAAATCAAAGAAGACTGTTACAATAACCACCGACGAACACTAGAAGGAGCTAGAGAGTTTGCAGAGTGTATGATGAGGGAAAAGAATAACCTCTTGAGGGAAGAAAAAATAGGCAAATTTCGCATTTTACATATGGAAATGAGTGCAGCCAAGCGAGATGACTTCAACCTTACAGAAAGCGTTAGTCAATTCATCAAGGATTACCAGCTGGACCAAA AAAAGACTCGAAAAAGAGAAGTCCAAAGTGCACAACAAGACTTCGAGCGCCAGAGACAGCGGCTCCTCGAAGAGCGCAATCACCATGATGCCCTCGACAAGGACTACAGAGTGCTTGATAAGGAACTTCTCGACCTACAGGCCAAGAGTAAGTACGCCAACGAGCAGGAAGACAGAAGACTCAAGGATCTTGAAAGTAGAAGAAAGCTGATTACCAAATT TATTgataatattttaaaagtgaTGAGGAAGGACGGTTATGACCATTTGGCGAAACTACTTATTATCGGCGACTCTGGAGTAGGAAAGACGAACATCCTACTGCGGTTCTGTGAGAACAACTTCATGAGTTCGCACCTGACTACCATC TATAGCGAGCGCCATTCAGGCATTGACTTCAAGATCAAGACCATCGAGATAGACGGCAAGAAGATCCGCATGCAGATCTGGGATACAGCTGGTCAAGAAAGGTTCAAGACCATCACACAGACATACTACCGCGGCGCTATGGGAATCATTATGACATATGCTGTGAATGATCGATCCTCCTTCAACGCTATGGAGAACTGGCTTAAGCAGATCAAGACCCACGCCGCAGAAAACGTAGTGAAAGTGTTGGTAGCCAATAAAATAGACTGCGAAGACCGAAAAGTAAGCCCTGATGAGGGAAAGCAGCTTGCTGCGAACTTCGGCGTCAACTACCACGAGGTGAGTGCCAAGGAAAATATCAACATTTCCGAAATGTTTATGTCGATTGGCAAGTAGATAAAGGATAAGATCTTGACTGGATAA